AATGTTGCTGGATCTTCCAAATTTTTAAGACTCATACGTGAGAAAAAATATGAAGAAGCCATCACCATAGCCCGCCACCAGGTGGAAGGTGGGGCCCAGATTATTGATGTCAACATGGACGAAGCTATGCTTGATGCAGAAAAAGAAATGGTGAACTTCCTCAACCTGATTGCCTCTGAACCTGACATTTCCAAGCTGCCCATCATGATCGATTCATCAAAGTGGCCGGTGTTGGAAGCCGGGTTAAAATGCCTGCAGGGAAAATCTGTTGTCAACTCCATCAGTTTGAAGGAGGGAGAAGAAATTTTCAGGGAACATGCCGGAAAAATCAAACGTTACGGTTCAGCAGTCGTGGTTATGGCATTCGACGAAAAAGGCCAGGCTACAACATTTGAACGGAGAAAAGAAATCTTCTCCAGGGCCTACCGGATTTTGGTAGATGAAGTTCATTTCGCCCCGGAAGACATCATCTTCGATCCCAACGTTCTGGCAATTGCCACTGGTATCGAAGAACACAACCACTATGCGGTCGATTTCATTGAAACAGTCAAATGGATCAAAAGAAATCTTCCTTATGCCAAAGTAAGCGGAGGGATTAGTAACCTCTCCTTTTCTTTTAGAGGAAACAATGTAGTTCGCGAAGCCATGCACTCTGTTTTCCTTTACCACGCCATAAATGCCGGCCTTGATATGGGAATTGTCAATCCCGGTATGTTGCAGGTATATGATGACATTGAGCCCGAATTGCTTCAAAAAGTTGAGGATGTGGTTCTCGATAAACACGCCGATGCAACCGAACAGCTGATTGAACTTGCCGGAAAGCTCAGATCAACAGCCACCGCCCCAGCTGGTGAAGAAAAAGAAGGCTGGAGAAAGAAAACAGTAGAAGAAAGGATTAAATATTCCCTGATCAAAGGGATAACAGAATTTATTGACGAGGATGTCGAAGAAGCCCGCAGGAAGCTGCCAAAAGCTATTGATGTAATTGAAGGTCCCTTGATGACTGCCATGAATGTGGTTGGCGATTTATTTGGAGCAGGGAAAATGTTCCTGCCCCAGGTGGTGAAAAGCGCCAGGGTAATGAAAAAAGCTGTAGCCCGCTTGTTGCCTTACATTGAGGAAGAAAAAGCAAGAGGGGGAGATAAAGGCAATGCAGGCAAAGTATTGCTGGCCACCGTTAAAGGTGATGTACACGACATAGGGAAAAACATTGTCAGCGTTGTTTTGAGCTGCAACAATTATGAAATAATTGACTTAGGGGTGATGGTCCCCTGTGAAAAGATACTGGAGGAAGCACGCAAACAAAAAGCAGATATAATCGGATTAAGCGGCCTGATCACTCCTTCATTGGAAGAAATGGCCCATGTAGCCCAGGAAATGGAAAGGCAAAAATTCACCATCCCGTTGATCGTTGGAGGAGCCACCACTTCCCCCTTGCATACTGCAGTTAAAATTGCACCCCAATATTCGCATCCGGTGGTGCAGGTGAAGGATGCCTCAAAAAGTGTAAAGGTTGTAAGCAGTTTGCTTTCGCCAAATAAACGTGACGGTTATATCAGTCAAATAAACCAGGAATATGAGGCTTACAGGGCAAATCATGCAAAAGAAAATCTTTCCCTGTTTACTCTTGAGGAAGCAAGACAAAACAAGTTTGTCACCGACTGGCAAAAAGCGGCTATCATAAAACCACAAAAACTTGGTATATATTCCTTTACAGATTTTTCGAATAAAGAATTAAGCCAGTATATTGACTGGACATTTTTCTTTATTTTATGGGGCTTGAAACGCAAGTACCCGGAAGTGCTTTCAGATCCTGAGAAAGGCGAGGAAGCCACAAAACTCTTCAAGGATGCCCAAACTTTCCTTAAAGAGATTATTGAAAAGCAGATGTTTGAAGCCAGGGCGGTATATGGTTTATTCCCTGCCAATT
The sequence above is drawn from the Bacteroidota bacterium genome and encodes:
- the metH gene encoding methionine synthase — protein: NVAGSSKFLRLIREKKYEEAITIARHQVEGGAQIIDVNMDEAMLDAEKEMVNFLNLIASEPDISKLPIMIDSSKWPVLEAGLKCLQGKSVVNSISLKEGEEIFREHAGKIKRYGSAVVVMAFDEKGQATTFERRKEIFSRAYRILVDEVHFAPEDIIFDPNVLAIATGIEEHNHYAVDFIETVKWIKRNLPYAKVSGGISNLSFSFRGNNVVREAMHSVFLYHAINAGLDMGIVNPGMLQVYDDIEPELLQKVEDVVLDKHADATEQLIELAGKLRSTATAPAGEEKEGWRKKTVEERIKYSLIKGITEFIDEDVEEARRKLPKAIDVIEGPLMTAMNVVGDLFGAGKMFLPQVVKSARVMKKAVARLLPYIEEEKARGGDKGNAGKVLLATVKGDVHDIGKNIVSVVLSCNNYEIIDLGVMVPCEKILEEARKQKADIIGLSGLITPSLEEMAHVAQEMERQKFTIPLIVGGATTSPLHTAVKIAPQYSHPVVQVKDASKSVKVVSSLLSPNKRDGYISQINQEYEAYRANHAKENLSLFTLEEARQNKFVTDWQKAAIIKPQKLGIYSFTDFSNKELSQYIDWTFFFILWGLKRKYPEVLSDPEKGEEATKLFKDAQTFLKEIIEKQMFEARAVYGLFPANSVGDDIEIYTDEKRNKVLKVIHNLRKQRQDADDNINYCLSDFIAPKESGVADYIGAFAVTAGLGIEKWLARYEADHDDYRSIMLKGLADRLAEALAEFLHLKVRKEFWGYAPNENLSFAELIKESYQGIRPAAGYPACPDHSEKAAIFDLLHVTENTGIQLTESFAMYPAASVNGLYFAHPQARYFSVGKIGQDQLADYSQRKGMEQNEVKKLLINNIE